The genomic stretch ACTGTCGTAGGTGAGTCGCGTGCGGTAGTCAAACGACCACTCGTCCCCACCGTATTCCGGCCGCGACGAAAAAAGCTGCACAACACCGCCCATTGCGTCCGACCCGTAAAGCGATGATAGCGGCCCTCTAACGACTTCCGAGCGCCCGATGATAAAGGGATCAACCAGCGCGAGATATTGATTCGGTGCGTTACGGAACAGCGCATTATTGAGCCGCATACCGTCAACCAAATGCAAAATCTCCGAACCCTTCAGTCCACGAACAATCGCCGTGCCCTGACCGGGCGTGGTTTGCTGGACAAATACACCCGGCGCGCCCTGCAGTGCGTCGGTAATCAAGGCCGGCTGCAATTCTTCCAAGCGAGCATCGTCAACCACGCTCACGGCGTTGACAACATCGCCCGTAACGCTCACGCCACGCGTGGCCGTCACTTGAATTTCCTCGAGCTTCTGGGCGTGACTCATCGGCCAAGCGATGAATACGCTCACCGCCACTGCAACACGCCACAGTGACCCACGTGGCGCGGCAAATCGGAAAGAAAACGTCTGGAGGATAGCGTGAGGCATGCTGGTTCGAGTCGACGGATTAGAAAAAGTGCCTAGGCAGGCGAAAAAGAACGAGCATGGTAGCCGAATCGGACCGCGGTGCAAGTGCCAAGATGACAACCGAGCCGGCGACACTCACATTGGCTGCCTAGCCGGGTGATCATGAGCGATTTTCACTCATATTGAGCCACGATCGCGCACTTTCCTGAACCACCGACAGACCAAAAACCGGATCCGATCGTCGAACGCTTAGTGGATGCGCGACCAGTGATAAACAGTAACGGTTTGTGACTTTAAGTTGAGATTGTCAGCGATAATTTCAGCGACGTCGTCAAAGTCGAGCAGCTCGCCAAATTTTTCATCCACCTCTACCACGCGACCCTGTTCGTCAGCGAGATTGGTGGGGTTCGGTGCCACTGTAAAGGAAGCGTAGTATCGTGCTGTCATGTGTTCAGAGTACGTGTTTGTTCATGAACCGTCCGTGAATAGCCGCACAATTCAGCACACTGCTCGGAGGTAAAACCACGGAGGACGATCGTGTAATCAACATAACGTGCGTCGACAATCTTTACACTCACGCCCTACAGTTGACGGAATGAAAGGCCGAAACGCGTTAAATAGCAGTGATTTAGGTATTGGCCCGGAAATTGCAAGTTGTCCATCGAAAACAATAGTCCGCGGTATTGTCGTATTGGAACGGTGAATACCGAATAAGCGAAAAAAAGCAACAAATCAAACCCCACGCCTGGTGGGGTTTTTTTTTTGCGTTTAACGGCTGAGCCTGCGCCGATCTAATCCAAGGATGATGGAGGACGAAGCCGAAGAGCGGCTATTCGGTGTATCGCGGCTAACTGCTCACCTGGAGATGTACGACCGTGCTTTCGCCCGTATCGCCCTCCTGATGCCGATGTTGATGAGCAAGACCCTCTGTGAATGTCGCCAGCTGTTCCATTAGCGGAGCCGGTTTCCCAAGATGAAAGCCCTGAGCGTAGTTCACGCCAATTTCTTCGAGTTTCTCAACGATGGCTTCGTTTTCGACAAACTCAGCGATCGTGTGCAGTCCCATCTCTTTGCCAATTTGGTGAATAGCACTCACCATCGATGCCGACACGCGATCGCTCTCAATTTCCTTCACAAACGCACCGTCGATCTTAAGATAGTCGACCGGCAACGTCTTGAGGTAGGCAAACGAACTCAACCCTGTACCAAAATCATCCAGCGAGAAACGGAAGCCTTGGTACTTTAGTTGCTCCATAAAGGTTGTGACCTTACGAATATTCGTCACCGCCGCAGTCTCGGTAATCTCAAAGCAAATACATTTGGGGTCAATCCCGGTTCGAGCGACCTCCTCTTCGATAAACTTCACAAAGTTGCCATCGCTGATAGTCTGACCGGACAGATTGATCGCCCAGGTGCTTTCGTTAAGCAGTCGCGAAGGCAAATTGGACATCAGCGTTTTCAGTGTGTTGCGTACCACCCAACGATCAATAGCTGGCATGAGGTTATAGCGCTCAGCGGCGCCGACAAACTCAGCCGGACTCAATAACCCTTCTTCCTCATCGGCTAGCCGGATGAGAATCTCGGTGTGCTTTTTGCCCTTGTCTTGACCAATCGCGTGAATCGGCTGACCGAACAACTGGAACTGATCTTCGCGCAGCGCTGTGTGCAAGCGCGCCAGCCAGTGAATCTGCGCCTGACGCTTAATGAGCATCGTGTTGTCATCCTGATACACCTGCAGTCGGTCCCGACCAAGATCTTTGGCGGCTGAACACGCCAGTTCGGCAAAGCTCAACACGCTAATAATGTTCTTTGTATCCACTTCCATCGGTGCCAGACCAATACTCACGGTGACCGGATACCGCTTGTTGTCCCAGCTGAATTCGATGGCCGCCACTTCGCGGCGAATCGTTTCGGCAATCTCCATGCTCTCATCCATATCGCGATCGGCCAACAACGCGCCAAACTCGCCGCCGCCTAGCCGGGCCACCACGTCGTCGTCGCCGAGATGGTCGCGGACTACGCTCGCCACACGTTTGATGAGTTCGTCACCCGCCTGGTGGCCACTGGAATCATTCACGGCGTGTAGTCGATCAACATTGATATTGAGTACGCAGTGCTCGCGTTGCTTGTAGCGAACGACATAGAGCGCCGTTTCGAGATGGTATTCGAACCCGTTGCGCGTCATCATGCCGGTCAGTGTGTCGTAATTAACCTGGATAATTCGGGACGCTTTGTGCGCCATCAGCCCAATGAGTTTGTTGTCGCTGCCTGTGAAGTCTTCGGATTCAAGCGGATTGGCCAGCAAAATAATGCCGATGGTTTCATTGTTCTCGTCGAAGATCGGCGCCACCAACATTTTGCAATCAAGGCCGCCAAAAACATGGCGAAATTCAACGCCGCCGTTATGGATCATTGGGGTTTTGCGATAGGAGACCTGGTCGTATACCTCCGTTTTAGCTACAGCAAGAACCTGTTCGTAATCCAGCTCACTGCTTCGATAAACGTGGGAGATCACGACCTTGCGTTCGGCCATTACTACCATACCCAATGAAGCTTCGGAGTATTCGGTCGTTCGTCTGACCAAATTGCGCATGGCATCCTGCCCTTCATCAAAGTACTTCACGTTGTCTT from Pseudomonadota bacterium encodes the following:
- a CDS encoding EAL domain-containing protein, yielding MTLTKKQRQFGQALRAIDYSKYGWLVRAGLKGALAVVVCDLEGNRVWALAQNSQNAYAPALTALNHAIPDWTQTGRGIRRCTVSDDTSAYITSICDAAKTPMAGLFVLVENSNQDLDYNSLSTSIHRITNVLSVDVAKQNELDTMGDELLQRYEELNLIYNTQDNVKYFDEGQDAMRNLVRRTTEYSEASLGMVVMAERKVVISHVYRSSELDYEQVLAVAKTEVYDQVSYRKTPMIHNGGVEFRHVFGGLDCKMLVAPIFDENNETIGIILLANPLESEDFTGSDNKLIGLMAHKASRIIQVNYDTLTGMMTRNGFEYHLETALYVVRYKQREHCVLNINVDRLHAVNDSSGHQAGDELIKRVASVVRDHLGDDDVVARLGGGEFGALLADRDMDESMEIAETIRREVAAIEFSWDNKRYPVTVSIGLAPMEVDTKNIISVLSFAELACSAAKDLGRDRLQVYQDDNTMLIKRQAQIHWLARLHTALREDQFQLFGQPIHAIGQDKGKKHTEILIRLADEEEGLLSPAEFVGAAERYNLMPAIDRWVVRNTLKTLMSNLPSRLLNESTWAINLSGQTISDGNFVKFIEEEVARTGIDPKCICFEITETAAVTNIRKVTTFMEQLKYQGFRFSLDDFGTGLSSFAYLKTLPVDYLKIDGAFVKEIESDRVSASMVSAIHQIGKEMGLHTIAEFVENEAIVEKLEEIGVNYAQGFHLGKPAPLMEQLATFTEGLAHQHRHQEGDTGESTVVHLQVSS